In one window of Saprospiraceae bacterium DNA:
- a CDS encoding T9SS type A sorting domain-containing protein, whose product MQPKTVAGFGVRKLRPSGYSSSILPGKAICLFLFLTFVSLDSALAQCQLACRGKVNVSLGDSCRAEIFPEMLLTGSPSDCPGAKFRVDVLDHYMKKLPSSPYATGDYMQKEIIGMVYDSVSKNACWSKLYIEDKFGPVIVCREDTIYCNDTMALSTPVFYDNCDPNPTITFLGEHIDHYNCDSHFIKKVYRYWQGRDNLGNLGKICTTMFWMKRIPIDSIEYPKNFVKANDCHLECNSGFLTDANGNPHPYVTGVPRVDSLSLWPSYLFYCNLSTNYEDMVVVDLPCKKKIIRLWKVVEWWCNTAVIRTHPQTIEILDTKAPHLHCPYDFTVTTSGGYQCEANVWMPEIEVQDDCQDSIFVDIDYPGGILKNSNGGYIKLKPGLNDVVYIARDNCYNADTCHVHIEVFDRTPPVAVCQQNTVVTLTRDDLVQIPAHVFDDGSYDDCHIDSFLVRRMDDGEPCNIRDTFFRPYVEFCCEDAGKEVMVIFRVVDKHGNVNDCMVNVEVQDKTPPVINCPHDYRITCSKHNDTIDLKHRFGVADYYDNCVVHMHEYVDSFLNQCGLGYIERVFVVRDNMNRYDSCRQRIDIYDYDPFDSTDIVWPLDFEINSCGAEVDPANLPVEYGYPRFADNECSLIGVSFEDHQFNYVQDTALCYKILRKWKVIDWCQCYYDSQSGQTVCPSWHHEQVIKVHNRLPPKIQDDCEPVRLCISDQECLKELVDLTHEAVDDCTPNDLLRSSFKIDLHNDGYFDSVYTQLGNRIRFHGELPIGHHRFLWIWEDQCGNPIVCTQFVDILNCKAPTAYCLSGISVNIMAVDTNGDGRLEKFIDIWAADVDKGSYQFCGNPVTLSFSRDTFDRYIRYGCDSLGMHRVALWVTDQLTGLQDHCFTTITIQDNNNICNTGNFTADVGGLLITPYDQPVGNVRMKLQSPAGTVIRDFNQGKFLFENLPVGDWYKISPVMDLEYLEGVTTLDIVKIQRHILGLESFDSPWHYLAADVTGDKRVTSADIAAIRKLVLGIDARYKNNLSWKFIEANYKFPVSDDPWYEPFSEEYTVSGLAGDMMYMDFRGVKVGDVSQTTWNGFHSIETRSKLVLECTKERISGENRVAIVAESDMNIRGMQFSLRFLKNGSSLNGLSGGVLPIGQEQLGWKYESNGYLLVSWNGESDVRINKGDVLFYLEYEQPLAAGDIDAIDINSDIISAELYNEHSEIVSWRIREGRDQTTKTFECGEPIPNPFSQETRLQFFLGKPMEIQYSITDMNGSVIYKNKENYRGGQNALTIQRSLLSGPGVYFLKLEAGEYTKSMKLVMIGN is encoded by the coding sequence ATGCAACCGAAAACAGTAGCTGGTTTCGGAGTAAGAAAACTACGCCCCTCGGGGTACTCTTCCTCCATTCTTCCGGGAAAGGCCATCTGTCTTTTCCTGTTCCTAACATTTGTTAGTTTGGATTCTGCTCTGGCACAATGCCAACTGGCCTGCAGAGGAAAGGTAAATGTTTCTCTTGGAGACTCCTGCCGTGCCGAAATTTTTCCCGAAATGTTGCTTACCGGTAGTCCGAGTGATTGCCCAGGTGCAAAATTCAGAGTCGATGTACTGGATCATTACATGAAAAAATTGCCAAGCAGTCCTTATGCAACAGGAGACTATATGCAAAAGGAAATTATTGGAATGGTGTATGATTCTGTGAGTAAAAATGCTTGCTGGAGCAAACTTTATATTGAAGACAAGTTTGGTCCTGTTATCGTTTGCAGAGAAGATACGATTTATTGCAACGATACGATGGCATTGAGTACTCCGGTATTTTACGATAATTGCGATCCCAACCCAACAATAACTTTCTTAGGGGAGCATATCGATCATTACAATTGCGATTCACATTTTATAAAAAAGGTTTACAGATACTGGCAGGGCCGCGACAATCTGGGAAATCTGGGCAAAATATGTACAACCATGTTTTGGATGAAGAGGATTCCCATTGATTCTATTGAATATCCTAAGAATTTTGTGAAGGCCAACGATTGTCATCTGGAATGCAATTCCGGTTTTCTCACAGATGCCAATGGCAACCCGCATCCTTATGTAACCGGCGTGCCCCGTGTCGATAGTTTGTCGTTGTGGCCATCCTATTTGTTTTATTGCAACTTGTCTACGAATTACGAAGACATGGTGGTTGTAGATTTGCCCTGCAAAAAGAAAATTATCCGGTTGTGGAAAGTTGTCGAATGGTGGTGCAACACCGCCGTGATCAGGACGCATCCGCAGACGATTGAAATCTTAGATACCAAAGCCCCGCATTTGCATTGTCCCTATGATTTCACAGTGACAACTTCGGGTGGCTACCAGTGCGAAGCAAACGTATGGATGCCTGAGATCGAAGTACAGGATGATTGTCAGGATAGCATTTTTGTCGATATTGATTATCCCGGTGGAATTTTAAAGAATTCCAATGGTGGTTACATAAAATTAAAACCCGGACTAAACGATGTCGTTTATATAGCCCGGGACAATTGCTACAATGCAGATACCTGCCATGTTCATATTGAGGTCTTTGATAGAACGCCTCCGGTTGCGGTATGTCAGCAAAATACTGTGGTCACATTGACGAGGGATGACTTGGTGCAAATTCCAGCTCATGTTTTTGATGATGGATCTTATGACGATTGTCATATCGATAGTTTCCTGGTGAGGCGTATGGACGATGGAGAACCCTGCAATATAAGAGATACATTCTTCAGACCCTATGTAGAATTTTGCTGTGAAGATGCCGGAAAGGAAGTCATGGTGATTTTCAGAGTCGTCGACAAACACGGCAATGTAAACGATTGTATGGTCAACGTGGAAGTGCAGGATAAAACCCCACCTGTGATCAACTGTCCGCATGATTACCGCATCACTTGTTCGAAACACAACGACACGATCGATTTAAAACATCGTTTTGGTGTTGCTGATTATTATGATAATTGTGTTGTCCACATGCACGAATATGTGGATTCCTTTTTGAATCAATGCGGATTGGGTTATATCGAAAGAGTCTTTGTCGTGCGCGACAACATGAACCGTTATGATTCCTGTCGTCAACGCATTGATATTTATGACTACGATCCATTCGATTCGACCGACATTGTCTGGCCATTGGATTTTGAAATCAACTCCTGTGGTGCAGAAGTCGATCCTGCCAATCTGCCGGTAGAATACGGGTATCCGAGATTTGCAGATAACGAGTGTTCGTTGATCGGCGTTAGTTTTGAAGATCATCAGTTTAATTATGTACAGGATACGGCTCTGTGTTATAAGATTTTGCGGAAATGGAAAGTCATTGACTGGTGTCAATGTTATTACGATTCACAATCCGGGCAAACCGTTTGTCCGAGCTGGCATCACGAACAGGTGATCAAAGTTCACAACAGGCTTCCTCCTAAAATTCAGGACGACTGCGAACCAGTCCGTTTATGCATCAGTGACCAGGAATGTTTGAAAGAACTGGTAGATCTGACCCATGAAGCCGTGGATGATTGCACTCCAAATGATCTTTTACGCAGTTCATTTAAAATCGATTTGCACAATGATGGTTATTTCGATAGTGTCTATACACAATTGGGCAACAGGATTCGCTTTCATGGTGAATTGCCCATTGGACATCACAGATTTCTGTGGATCTGGGAAGACCAATGCGGTAATCCGATTGTTTGTACACAATTTGTAGATATCCTCAATTGCAAAGCCCCTACAGCTTATTGTTTAAGCGGCATCAGCGTCAACATCATGGCGGTGGATACAAATGGCGATGGCAGGCTTGAAAAGTTCATCGACATCTGGGCAGCTGACGTCGACAAAGGAAGTTATCAGTTTTGTGGCAATCCGGTGACGTTATCGTTTAGCAGAGATACATTCGACAGGTATATTCGTTACGGATGTGATAGTCTGGGCATGCATCGCGTGGCCTTGTGGGTAACCGATCAGTTGACAGGTTTGCAGGATCATTGTTTTACGACGATCACGATACAGGACAACAACAACATTTGTAATACTGGAAATTTTACAGCGGATGTTGGTGGCTTGCTGATTACTCCGTACGATCAGCCTGTCGGAAATGTACGCATGAAACTGCAGTCTCCTGCAGGAACCGTAATCAGGGATTTTAATCAGGGTAAATTTTTATTTGAGAATCTGCCTGTCGGCGACTGGTATAAAATTTCTCCTGTGATGGATCTCGAATATCTCGAAGGAGTTACAACTCTTGATATCGTAAAAATTCAAAGGCATATTCTCGGACTCGAATCTTTTGATTCGCCCTGGCATTATCTGGCTGCGGATGTTACGGGAGATAAAAGAGTTACGTCTGCAGATATAGCGGCCATTCGAAAATTGGTTTTGGGTATCGATGCGAGGTATAAGAATAATCTGAGCTGGAAATTTATCGAAGCCAATTACAAATTTCCGGTTTCGGATGATCCCTGGTACGAGCCATTTTCAGAGGAGTATACGGTCTCCGGACTGGCGGGAGACATGATGTATATGGATTTCCGCGGTGTAAAAGTGGGCGATGTCAGCCAGACGACCTGGAATGGATTTCACAGTATTGAAACCCGGTCGAAGCTTGTTTTGGAATGTACAAAGGAAAGGATATCCGGCGAAAACAGGGTTGCCATTGTTGCTGAATCCGATATGAACATCAGAGGTATGCAATTCAGTCTCCGTTTTCTGAAAAATGGTTCTTCCTTGAACGGACTTTCTGGAGGAGTGTTGCCCATTGGACAGGAGCAGCTGGGTTGGAAATACGAAAGTAATGGCTATTTATTGGTTTCCTGGAATGGCGAATCGGATGTACGGATCAACAAAGGAGATGTGTTGTTTTATCTCGAATACGAACAACCGTTAGCAGCTGGAGACATCGATGCGATTGATATCAATTCGGATATTATTTCGGCAGAATTGTACAACGAACATTCAGAGATTGTTTCCTGGAGAATCAGGGAGGGAAGAGATCAAACTACCAAAACTTTCGAATGCGGTGAGCCCATTCCCAATCCGTTTTCACAGGAGACCAGATTGCAATTTTTTCTGGGCAAACCCATGGAGATACAGTACAGCATTACAGACATGAATGGAAGTGTGATTTATAAAAATAAAGAAAACTACCGAGGAGGACAAAATGCATTGACGATACAGAGGTCGTTATTGTCCGGACCTGGAGTATATTTCTTAAAGTTGGAAGCTGGAGAATACACTAAAAGTATGAAACTCGTGATGATTGGAAATTAA
- a CDS encoding DUF3127 domain-containing protein, translating into MSYQINGKLVKKMEIESKTASFQTREFVIVTQEQYPQYVKFQLVQDRCGIIDKINENDELTVHFDLRGREWQGKYFTNLQAWKVEAGSGGSEPAGQDLVADKESPDPFASGETNYDDLPF; encoded by the coding sequence ATGAGCTACCAAATCAATGGTAAACTGGTTAAAAAAATGGAAATCGAAAGCAAAACGGCCAGCTTTCAAACACGGGAATTTGTCATCGTCACACAAGAACAATATCCTCAGTACGTAAAGTTTCAATTGGTGCAGGACCGCTGTGGAATCATCGATAAGATTAATGAAAATGACGAACTGACCGTTCATTTTGATTTGAGGGGACGCGAGTGGCAGGGTAAATATTTTACCAATCTGCAGGCATGGAAGGTAGAAGCAGGATCAGGCGGATCAGAACCTGCAGGACAAGATCTGGTAGCCGATAAAGAATCTCCCGATCCCTTTGCTTCGGGAGAAACCAATTACGACGACCTTCCGTTCTGA
- a CDS encoding four helix bundle protein has translation MRDYTKIKAFLLVDELVVFVYQVTKKFPVEEKFGLAQQIRRAMISVASNIVEGCFRQSKKELIRFLEIAYASLKESHYQLNVSLRLGYLDLETYDLIDKKMTEAEKVLASYYKFQKNDLKY, from the coding sequence ATGAGAGATTACACAAAAATCAAAGCATTTTTATTGGTAGATGAGCTTGTTGTTTTTGTATATCAGGTCACAAAAAAGTTTCCTGTCGAAGAAAAATTTGGACTTGCACAACAAATCAGGAGGGCAATGATTTCAGTCGCCTCCAATATAGTAGAAGGATGCTTTCGACAAAGCAAAAAAGAGTTGATTAGATTTTTGGAAATAGCCTATGCCTCCCTTAAGGAATCACATTATCAACTAAATGTATCTCTACGATTGGGTTATTTAGATTTAGAAACTTATGATCTAATTGACAAAAAAATGACAGAAGCTGAAAAAGTACTGGCATCCTATTACAAATTTCAAAAAAATGATTTGAAATATTAA
- a CDS encoding proline--tRNA ligase gives MAKVITSRSEDYSQWYNDIVYRSGLADQSAVRGCMVIKPLGYALWENMRNVLDGMFKETGHVNAYFPLFVPKSLFEAEEKNAEGFAKECAVVTHYRLKNDPKQKGKLMVDPEAKLEEELVVRPTSEAVIWNTYRDWIQSYRDLPILINQWANVVRWEMRTRPFLRTTEFLWQEGHTAHATAAEAIAEAEQMHEVYAKFAEEYMAIPVVKGYKTANERFAGAEETYTIEAMMQDGKALQAGTSHFLGQNFAKAFEVKYLTDQNKEEYVWATSWGVSTRLIGALVMAHSDDDGLILPPRLAPVQVVIVPIPKPSPELEQAANKLMSELKARGIRCNYDKDEKNRPGFKFAEHELKGTPVRVGIGARDLEQGVYEIARRDTKEKSSVPVSGAANYIEQLLAEIQQNLYTRAFDFRHSNSCSLDTWDDFVKTLEEKPGFIYAHWDGTSETEEKIKELTKATIRCIPLDAQEEEGKCIYSGQPSQRRVLFAKAY, from the coding sequence ATGGCAAAAGTGATTACATCGCGTTCAGAAGATTACTCCCAATGGTACAATGACATCGTTTACCGCTCAGGACTGGCCGATCAAAGTGCAGTCAGAGGCTGCATGGTGATCAAACCTCTGGGCTATGCGCTTTGGGAAAACATGCGAAACGTTCTCGACGGTATGTTTAAGGAAACAGGTCATGTCAATGCCTATTTTCCATTGTTTGTTCCGAAAAGTTTGTTTGAAGCCGAAGAGAAAAATGCGGAAGGTTTTGCCAAAGAATGTGCGGTCGTAACGCATTACCGGCTAAAAAATGATCCGAAGCAAAAAGGGAAACTCATGGTCGACCCGGAAGCTAAACTGGAAGAAGAGCTGGTGGTGCGGCCTACCTCTGAAGCCGTGATCTGGAATACTTACAGGGACTGGATTCAGTCTTACCGGGACCTGCCCATCCTCATTAATCAATGGGCCAATGTAGTTCGCTGGGAAATGCGTACGCGTCCGTTTTTGCGAACAACCGAATTCCTTTGGCAGGAAGGTCATACGGCTCATGCCACAGCAGCTGAAGCCATTGCTGAAGCAGAACAAATGCATGAAGTATATGCAAAATTTGCCGAAGAATACATGGCTATACCCGTTGTAAAAGGGTACAAAACAGCGAACGAACGTTTTGCCGGAGCAGAAGAGACGTATACCATTGAGGCCATGATGCAGGATGGAAAGGCCTTACAGGCAGGTACTTCGCATTTTCTTGGACAAAATTTTGCAAAAGCCTTTGAAGTCAAATACCTCACCGATCAAAACAAAGAAGAATATGTATGGGCCACTTCCTGGGGAGTCAGTACGCGCTTGATCGGAGCTCTGGTTATGGCTCATTCAGACGATGATGGACTGATTCTTCCACCCAGACTTGCTCCCGTGCAAGTGGTTATTGTTCCTATACCGAAACCTTCACCGGAATTAGAGCAGGCGGCCAATAAGCTCATGTCTGAACTCAAAGCAAGAGGAATTCGCTGCAACTACGACAAAGACGAAAAAAACCGTCCTGGCTTCAAATTTGCGGAACACGAATTGAAAGGTACTCCGGTTCGCGTAGGCATTGGTGCACGCGATCTCGAACAAGGCGTCTATGAAATTGCCAGAAGAGATACAAAAGAAAAATCTTCTGTTCCGGTTTCAGGTGCGGCGAACTACATCGAACAATTGCTTGCAGAAATTCAGCAAAATCTATACACCAGAGCGTTTGATTTTCGCCATTCTAACAGTTGTTCGTTAGATACCTGGGATGATTTTGTAAAAACACTTGAAGAAAAACCGGGTTTCATCTATGCACATTGGGATGGAACTTCCGAAACAGAAGAAAAAATAAAAGAACTGACCAAAGCCACCATTCGGTGCATTCCATTGGACGCGCAGGAAGAGGAAGGCAAATGTATTTATTCTGGTCAACCATCGCAGAGAAGAGTTTTGTTTGCGAAAGCGTATTAG
- the yaaA gene encoding peroxide stress protein YaaA — protein MLIVLSPSKDLDYKREYPQIQHSLPEFAEQTQILVELMQKKSVAQLKKLMDISEKLAMDNQKRYRDFEFGSLPSSGRPALFAFSGDVYRGLDAYSLDENGIRYCNRHVRILSGLYGMLKPLDLIQPYRLEMGTDLRIGKSRNLYHFWKNILGNKIREEMERSDFKFLLNLASQEYFEAIDLAALKFPVVNIHFREMRNGKLSFLSFFAKKARGLMTRYAADVNCEDISQIKDFNLERYTFDQKLSSKTDWYFIR, from the coding sequence ATGTTGATAGTATTGTCGCCTTCAAAAGATCTGGATTACAAAAGGGAATATCCTCAAATTCAACATTCTTTACCGGAGTTTGCTGAACAAACACAGATACTTGTCGAGCTCATGCAAAAAAAATCTGTGGCGCAATTAAAAAAGCTGATGGACATCAGCGAGAAATTGGCAATGGATAATCAAAAAAGGTATCGGGATTTTGAGTTTGGATCCCTGCCTTCTTCTGGTCGCCCGGCATTATTTGCGTTCTCCGGAGATGTGTACAGGGGCCTTGATGCTTATTCGCTCGATGAAAACGGAATCCGGTATTGCAATAGACATGTGAGAATTCTTTCAGGATTGTACGGGATGTTAAAACCTTTGGATCTCATCCAACCATACCGGCTGGAAATGGGCACTGATCTCAGAATCGGCAAAAGCAGGAATCTCTATCATTTTTGGAAAAATATTCTCGGAAATAAAATCCGGGAAGAAATGGAAAGATCTGATTTTAAGTTTCTGTTAAATCTGGCATCACAGGAATATTTTGAAGCCATAGATTTAGCAGCACTCAAATTTCCGGTTGTGAATATTCATTTCCGGGAAATGCGCAATGGGAAATTAAGTTTCCTGAGTTTTTTTGCAAAAAAAGCAAGGGGATTGATGACGCGCTATGCCGCAGATGTGAATTGCGAAGACATCTCACAAATCAAAGATTTCAATTTGGAGCGTTATACCTTTGATCAAAAATTATCTTCGAAAACAGATTGGTATTTTATCAGATGA
- a CDS encoding penicillin acylase family protein produces the protein MNAMGKYVSLILRLLFPLCWMWLMNASLQIKGNGIPPLGSFFSPATGFWWNAHYMDEDQPDVMQFDGVRGEVVLDERKVPHIFAEDDRQAYFIQGYLHAMHRLWQMDFSTRAAEGRISEIVGDRALEFDKLKRRKGLPIAARMSVENWKKDSFLISRLESYVRGVNAYISEIQEHELPIEYKILNYKPEPWSLYRSALFHKSMAEILCGRDKDVELTNAKAFFKEDFAELFPEMDPLTDPVIPSGTSWNRMDYPVLKAYEDSTQIGFLPFLKESSVSGLGSNNWAVSPQMTQSGSAILCNDPHLSLTLPSIWYEQQISTPEYNVYGVTFPGIAGVVIGFNKHMAWGVTNAGWDVLDWYKIHWKDSTMVSYLMDGEWKLTNVRLDTILVKGKGYVIDTVRLTHWGPVIHTDPKHKKYSLAMHWILHDSYDQMEFRTFMSLNRAKNYDDYRKACTYFPYPAQNIVFASVSGDIAMTVSGNMPVKYDQQGRFIMDGSSARHKWAGILDPLQNPAMYNPSRGFVSSANQRSTDLNFPVYYNDGDFRSYRGLAVNRLLAQKNNWDVQSMKELQYNNLSLEAEFSLPVLMALLDSSKLNVKGREIVNQLRKWNFNYDSSSMAPVYFDLWFEYLQKMVWDELSPFADKMSIAFPNDQILVKWMLEKPHHPFFDYQKTTQKEQAKDIVQIAFDSVLYFLEKEPPIRDWADYKAAEIVHIARIPAFGKFQIRSSGNEDIINAHARIFGPSWRMIVELKKDSMVAYGIYPGGQCGHPGSAYYDHTIEPWARGEYFRLHYWNAPPENHKGYFKIHFQ, from the coding sequence ATGAACGCAATGGGTAAATATGTTTCTCTAATTCTGAGGCTTCTTTTTCCGTTATGCTGGATGTGGTTGATGAATGCCTCTTTGCAAATCAAAGGCAATGGAATTCCTCCTCTTGGAAGTTTTTTTAGTCCGGCAACGGGATTTTGGTGGAATGCACATTACATGGACGAAGATCAACCGGATGTAATGCAGTTTGATGGGGTCAGGGGTGAGGTCGTTCTGGACGAGAGAAAAGTGCCACATATTTTTGCCGAAGACGACCGTCAGGCTTATTTCATTCAGGGATATTTGCATGCGATGCACCGGCTCTGGCAAATGGATTTTTCCACACGGGCAGCAGAAGGTCGTATAAGTGAAATTGTAGGCGATCGTGCTTTGGAATTTGATAAATTGAAGAGGAGGAAAGGATTGCCTATCGCTGCAAGGATGTCTGTAGAAAACTGGAAAAAAGATAGTTTTCTGATTTCCAGATTGGAGTCTTATGTCAGGGGAGTGAATGCCTACATTTCTGAAATACAAGAACACGAACTACCCATTGAATACAAAATATTGAATTATAAGCCGGAACCGTGGAGTCTGTACCGGAGCGCACTGTTTCATAAGAGCATGGCTGAAATACTTTGTGGAAGAGATAAAGATGTGGAGCTGACAAATGCCAAAGCATTTTTTAAAGAAGACTTTGCAGAATTATTTCCGGAAATGGATCCGTTGACCGATCCGGTGATTCCCTCTGGCACCAGTTGGAATCGAATGGACTATCCTGTTTTAAAGGCTTACGAAGATTCAACGCAAATTGGTTTTTTGCCTTTTTTAAAAGAATCCTCTGTATCCGGCTTGGGAAGTAACAATTGGGCTGTGAGTCCTCAAATGACACAATCGGGATCTGCTATCCTTTGTAACGATCCTCATTTATCGCTAACGCTGCCGTCTATCTGGTACGAACAACAAATCTCCACACCGGAGTACAATGTTTACGGTGTTACTTTTCCCGGTATTGCCGGGGTGGTTATTGGGTTCAATAAGCATATGGCCTGGGGAGTCACCAATGCCGGTTGGGACGTATTAGACTGGTATAAGATCCACTGGAAGGACTCTACGATGGTTTCCTATTTAATGGATGGTGAATGGAAACTAACGAACGTTCGTTTGGACACCATTTTAGTAAAAGGAAAGGGATATGTGATAGATACAGTTCGGTTAACTCATTGGGGTCCGGTAATCCATACAGATCCTAAACATAAGAAGTATTCATTGGCCATGCATTGGATTTTACACGATTCGTATGATCAGATGGAATTCAGAACATTCATGAGTCTTAATCGTGCCAAAAATTATGATGATTACCGCAAGGCTTGTACATATTTTCCATACCCTGCTCAGAATATTGTCTTTGCATCTGTTTCGGGAGATATTGCCATGACGGTTTCCGGAAATATGCCTGTAAAATATGATCAACAAGGCCGTTTTATCATGGATGGTTCATCTGCCAGGCATAAATGGGCAGGAATACTCGACCCTCTTCAGAATCCTGCTATGTACAATCCATCCAGGGGTTTTGTTTCTTCCGCCAATCAACGATCAACGGATCTGAATTTTCCGGTTTATTACAACGATGGTGATTTCAGGTCATATCGTGGACTGGCAGTCAACAGATTGCTTGCGCAGAAAAATAACTGGGATGTTCAATCGATGAAAGAATTGCAATACAACAACCTGAGTCTGGAAGCGGAATTTTCGTTGCCGGTATTGATGGCCTTACTGGACAGTTCAAAATTGAATGTAAAGGGCCGTGAAATTGTAAATCAATTGCGAAAATGGAATTTTAATTACGATTCTTCATCTATGGCTCCTGTTTATTTTGATCTGTGGTTTGAGTATTTGCAAAAAATGGTTTGGGATGAACTCAGTCCATTCGCGGATAAAATGTCCATTGCATTTCCCAATGATCAGATACTTGTGAAATGGATGTTGGAAAAGCCGCATCATCCGTTTTTTGATTATCAAAAGACAACACAGAAAGAGCAGGCTAAGGATATTGTCCAGATTGCATTCGACAGTGTGCTTTATTTTTTAGAAAAAGAACCACCGATCCGGGATTGGGCTGACTATAAAGCTGCAGAAATTGTTCACATTGCAAGGATCCCTGCTTTTGGAAAATTTCAAATCCGGAGTTCAGGCAATGAAGACATCATCAACGCACATGCACGGATTTTCGGGCCTTCCTGGCGTATGATTGTCGAGCTTAAAAAGGATTCGATGGTGGCTTATGGGATTTATCCCGGCGGACAATGTGGCCACCCCGGAAGTGCCTATTACGACCATACAATTGAACCCTGGGCTCGCGGTGAATATTTTCGTTTGCACTACTGGAATGCACCTCCGGAAAATCATAAAGGATATTTTAAAATTCATTTTCAATAA
- a CDS encoding DoxX family protein, whose amino-acid sequence MKDSFDLLARAMISAISLYESFTTLQFLDRTKATLLEYGLSWYPEFLIYFTALALFIGGVFLLIGYRPGFAVTLLLLYWIPVTFIVFPFWNDPPEIRNVQSIHFMKNIAFIGGMIHVLVYGTGKYSVRRFFGVTKLPKEKW is encoded by the coding sequence ATGAAAGACAGCTTTGACTTGCTGGCAAGAGCAATGATTTCCGCGATTTCCCTTTACGAGTCTTTTACGACTTTACAGTTTCTCGACAGAACCAAAGCAACTTTATTGGAATATGGCTTAAGTTGGTATCCCGAATTTCTGATTTACTTCACTGCTTTAGCTCTTTTTATTGGTGGCGTTTTTTTACTGATTGGATACAGACCCGGCTTTGCGGTAACCTTATTATTACTGTATTGGATCCCCGTAACCTTTATCGTATTCCCCTTTTGGAACGATCCTCCGGAAATCAGAAATGTTCAATCCATACATTTCATGAAAAACATCGCATTTATCGGCGGTATGATCCATGTTCTGGTGTATGGAACCGGAAAATATTCCGTACGAAGATTTTTTGGCGTCACAAAACTTCCTAAAGAAAAATGGTAA
- a CDS encoding iron-sulfur cluster assembly accessory protein has translation MATETIQETPISFTESALQALIRIKQEQQIPDSHGLRVGVKGGGCSGFSYILGFDLPQEKDQIYEIAGFKVFMEKAHSLYLVGMQIDWIDGLNNRGFSFINPNAKDTCGCGQSFSA, from the coding sequence ATGGCTACAGAAACGATTCAGGAAACCCCTATCAGCTTTACAGAATCGGCTTTACAAGCATTGATACGCATCAAACAGGAGCAACAAATACCTGATAGTCATGGACTTAGAGTTGGAGTCAAAGGTGGCGGTTGTTCGGGATTCAGCTATATACTCGGCTTCGATTTGCCTCAGGAAAAAGATCAGATCTACGAAATTGCAGGGTTTAAAGTTTTTATGGAAAAGGCCCATTCGCTGTACCTGGTAGGAATGCAGATTGACTGGATCGACGGGCTAAACAACCGTGGATTTTCTTTCATTAATCCCAATGCCAAAGATACTTGTGGCTGCGGACAGTCTTTTTCGGCCTGA
- a CDS encoding VOC family protein: protein MNHRIVHFEIPCDHPESVMKFFSDVFGWQFSQFGNMDYWSVSTGDPSTPGINGGLMAKKHPDQPIVNTIQVESVEAHSTKISAAGGTIVVPKMAIPGVGWLAYFKDPDGNIHGIFEDDVTAG from the coding sequence ATGAATCACCGCATTGTACACTTTGAAATCCCCTGTGATCATCCGGAATCGGTTATGAAATTTTTTTCAGATGTTTTCGGTTGGCAATTTTCACAATTTGGAAACATGGACTACTGGTCTGTTTCTACCGGCGACCCATCGACACCAGGTATCAATGGAGGATTGATGGCCAAAAAACATCCGGATCAACCCATTGTCAATACGATCCAGGTAGAAAGTGTCGAGGCCCACAGCACCAAAATTTCAGCAGCCGGTGGCACCATAGTCGTTCCCAAAATGGCTATACCCGGAGTGGGCTGGTTGGCTTATTTCAAAGACCCCGATGGAAATATTCATGGAATTTTTGAAGACGATGTTACAGCAGGATGA